The following proteins are encoded in a genomic region of [Eubacterium] hominis:
- a CDS encoding PTS sugar transporter subunit IIA, translating to MIGLIVTGHGNFATGLTSSLKLIAGDPEKYVAVDFLPEYSVEDLERELNKAFDELKDCEGILVLSDLGGGSPFKTAVTIGYPKGNVEVLAGTNLPMMIEVNMARKFIEELPALTEMAMNTGKDQVVRYEFKPVEQDIPEDGI from the coding sequence ATGATCGGATTAATCGTTACAGGACACGGAAATTTTGCAACAGGACTTACTAGTTCATTAAAATTAATTGCAGGAGATCCAGAAAAATATGTTGCAGTAGACTTTTTACCAGAATATTCAGTAGAAGATCTGGAAAGAGAATTAAACAAAGCTTTTGATGAATTGAAAGACTGTGAAGGAATCTTAGTATTATCTGATTTAGGTGGAGGTTCTCCATTTAAAACAGCTGTTACTATTGGTTATCCAAAGGGTAATGTTGAAGTATTGGCAGGAACTAACCTTCCAATGATGATTGAAGTAAATATGGCACGTAAATTTATCGAAGAATTACCTGCACTTACAGAAATGGCTATGAATACAGGAAAAGACCAGGTTGTTCGTTATGAATTTAAACCAGTTGAACAGGATATTCCTGAAGATGGCATTTAA
- the rapZ gene encoding RNase adapter RapZ, with amino-acid sequence MNEQNVVLITGMSGAGKTTAMNILEDMGYHCIDNFPVQLIDSLGEIINTKPDPRYTNIALATTALDYPKFLQYFENIDVNVRVVFLDASNDKLLLRYKFTRRHHPMMLFKKANTLEEAIEVERDMFDALNERAVLHIDTTKLSQQELKTVLMEKLSLNSHEVFSISFVSFGYKHGVPLDADLIFDVRFLPNPYYIEELKNQTGDDAPVYEYVMSFDQTKEFIRQLKAFLDYMFVQYKNEKKNHLTIGIGCTGGHHRSVSITNWLYDHYKDQFHCYKSHRDKKVG; translated from the coding sequence ATGAACGAACAGAATGTTGTATTGATAACCGGAATGTCAGGAGCCGGAAAAACGACTGCGATGAATATCTTGGAGGATATGGGATATCATTGTATTGATAATTTTCCAGTTCAGCTGATTGATTCTTTAGGTGAAATCATAAATACAAAACCAGATCCAAGATATACCAATATCGCATTGGCAACAACAGCACTAGATTATCCTAAATTTCTTCAGTATTTTGAAAATATTGATGTGAATGTACGTGTGGTATTCTTAGATGCCAGCAATGATAAGCTGCTGCTGCGTTATAAATTTACAAGAAGACATCATCCAATGATGTTATTCAAGAAAGCGAATACGCTAGAAGAAGCGATAGAAGTAGAACGTGATATGTTTGATGCATTAAATGAACGTGCGGTATTGCATATTGATACCACCAAGTTATCCCAGCAGGAATTAAAAACCGTCCTGATGGAAAAACTTTCTTTAAACAGTCATGAAGTATTCTCTATTTCCTTTGTATCCTTCGGATATAAACATGGGGTTCCATTAGATGCGGATCTTATTTTTGATGTCAGATTCTTACCAAATCCATATTATATAGAAGAACTGAAAAATCAGACAGGAGATGACGCACCTGTCTATGAATATGTGATGAGCTTTGATCAGACGAAGGAATTTATCAGACAACTGAAAGCATTCCTGGATTATATGTTTGTACAGTATAAGAATGAAAAGAAAAACCATTTAACGATTGGTATCGGATGTACGGGTGGACATCACCGCAGTGTATCTATCACCAACTGGCTGTATGATCATTATAAAGATCAGTTTCACTGCTATAAGTCACATAGGGACAAGAAAGTGGGATAA
- a CDS encoding nuclease, which yields MKKILLLLALFPFLHATSYHGELVSCKSEEIILKLQGEEVPVALFNIKMKDEAVWNKTCDLLSSAKKITIEIDPSSAITSPLPVYLFADDTLVQEELIKQQEAYIQIRNPEYTYEKQMEDVEKTDTVMAPESDPIVKKAHAKNAPIFLFILSCVWCIFLFIFLHKKKQKND from the coding sequence ATGAAAAAAATCCTACTGTTACTAGCGCTTTTTCCTTTTCTTCATGCCACCAGCTATCATGGTGAGCTTGTTTCTTGTAAAAGCGAAGAAATCATATTAAAACTTCAGGGTGAAGAAGTACCTGTTGCATTATTCAACATCAAAATGAAAGATGAAGCTGTCTGGAATAAAACCTGTGACCTGTTGTCATCAGCGAAAAAAATCACAATTGAAATAGATCCATCCAGTGCAATTACATCGCCTCTTCCAGTCTATCTGTTTGCGGATGATACCCTTGTGCAGGAAGAACTCATCAAGCAGCAAGAGGCATATATCCAGATTAGAAATCCAGAATATACTTATGAAAAACAAATGGAAGATGTAGAGAAAACAGATACCGTTATGGCACCTGAAAGTGATCCTATTGTTAAGAAGGCACATGCGAAAAATGCACCAATTTTCCTTTTTATACTATCCTGTGTATGGTGTATTTTTCTGTTCATTTTTTTACACAAAAAAAAGCAAAAAAATGATTAA
- a CDS encoding XkdX family protein produces MMFRRLKRLYDDGRLDKDGVLFYYNHGLLNAEEYKEITGEKAPKKV; encoded by the coding sequence ATGATGTTTAGACGATTAAAAAGATTGTATGACGACGGCAGGCTGGATAAAGACGGCGTGCTTTTTTATTACAATCACGGACTGCTGAATGCGGAGGAATACAAAGAAATCACAGGCGAAAAAGCGCCTAAGAAAGTATAG
- a CDS encoding PTS sugar transporter subunit IIC: MDVNFIQALLIFVVAFIMGIDQFSFLESLYQPIVLGPIIGAILGNFELGIVVGGAYQLVQIGSMPIGGAQPPNAIMGTLMTAVFAVSMQLEPTAEGVGLAVGLAIPFAVFGQYAVTLTFTIMSGLMAKADKAAEEADVKAIATINYTEMAILGVLFGVLAVAGVYSGKILGETLRDLSFQFSWVMAGLDAAGGAMKFVGFAILMKVMMSSQMWGFLFAGFVMANVCQNIPALSGATLLLSAFVGLAIALYDYQVHSKIKESAGSNVGGVSDGI; this comes from the coding sequence ATGGATGTAAATTTTATACAGGCACTATTGATTTTCGTAGTTGCATTTATCATGGGTATTGACCAGTTCAGTTTCCTTGAATCATTGTATCAACCTATCGTTTTAGGCCCAATTATTGGTGCAATCTTAGGAAATTTTGAATTAGGTATTGTTGTTGGTGGTGCTTATCAGTTAGTTCAGATTGGTAGTATGCCAATTGGTGGTGCACAGCCACCTAACGCAATCATGGGAACATTGATGACCGCAGTGTTTGCTGTATCTATGCAGTTAGAACCAACTGCTGAAGGTGTCGGTTTAGCGGTTGGTTTAGCTATCCCATTTGCAGTATTTGGACAGTATGCAGTTACTTTAACATTTACGATCATGTCAGGTTTAATGGCAAAAGCTGATAAAGCTGCAGAAGAAGCAGATGTAAAAGCTATCGCTACAATCAACTATACTGAAATGGCTATCTTAGGTGTGTTGTTTGGTGTATTGGCTGTTGCTGGTGTTTATAGTGGAAAAATCTTAGGTGAAACATTACGTGACTTATCATTCCAATTCTCTTGGGTGATGGCTGGTTTAGATGCTGCTGGTGGAGCAATGAAGTTTGTTGGTTTCGCTATCCTGATGAAAGTTATGATGTCAAGTCAGATGTGGGGTTTCCTGTTTGCTGGATTTGTAATGGCAAATGTTTGCCAGAATATCCCTGCATTAAGTGGGGCAACTTTGTTATTGAGCGCATTTGTTGGTCTTGCAATCGCATTGTATGACTACCAGGTTCATTCAAAAATCAAAGAAAGCGCTGGATCAAATGTAGGAGGTGTTTCTGATGGCATATAA
- a CDS encoding SIS domain-containing protein: MIFGKDNTEWESLKGIFTATEINQQPATWRKTIKQIEDNKDALKAFIENVTKNEDYDIILTGAGTSEFVGNALYSYLNKLTNYKTKSFGTTDIVATPENYLSQNKPTLLISFGRSGNSPESVGAVDVADEVCGNNVYHLFVTCNHEGALSKAAEKRDNAFAINLTPETHDQSFAMTSSFSNMMLATLLCFCLDNLDAVKAELEDVITTAEKSLANDYGFFANIVKDYNFNRIVYLGANALKGIAQESQLKMLELTAGKVATMFDTPMGFRHGPKSIINDETLTVIYVSDNAYTRQYEVDLIKEMSAQRKGNKIVAIMNKMDKEVAELVDYAYAFELNEEHDNMLLGFDYITAAQVLALFKSLSYGITPDNPCPSGEVNRVVKGVILHPYTKA; this comes from the coding sequence ATGATTTTTGGAAAAGACAACACAGAATGGGAAAGTTTGAAAGGAATCTTTACTGCAACGGAGATTAACCAGCAGCCAGCTACTTGGAGAAAGACAATCAAACAAATCGAAGACAATAAGGATGCATTAAAGGCATTCATCGAAAACGTAACGAAAAATGAAGATTACGACATTATTCTTACAGGTGCTGGAACAAGTGAATTCGTTGGAAATGCACTTTATTCTTACCTGAACAAATTGACAAACTACAAAACAAAATCTTTTGGTACAACAGATATCGTTGCTACTCCTGAAAACTACTTATCACAGAACAAACCAACACTTTTGATCAGCTTTGGACGTAGTGGAAACTCTCCTGAATCCGTAGGTGCTGTTGATGTTGCTGATGAAGTATGTGGCAATAACGTTTATCATTTATTTGTAACTTGTAACCATGAAGGAGCATTAAGTAAAGCTGCTGAAAAACGCGATAATGCATTTGCAATTAACTTAACTCCTGAAACTCACGACCAGAGTTTTGCTATGACTTCAAGCTTCTCAAATATGATGCTTGCTACATTATTATGCTTCTGCTTAGACAATTTAGATGCTGTAAAAGCAGAATTAGAAGATGTAATTACAACTGCTGAAAAATCATTAGCAAATGATTATGGATTCTTTGCAAATATCGTAAAAGATTATAACTTTAACCGTATTGTTTACCTTGGTGCAAATGCTTTAAAAGGTATTGCACAGGAATCTCAGCTAAAAATGCTGGAATTAACTGCTGGTAAAGTTGCTACAATGTTTGATACACCTATGGGCTTCCGTCATGGACCTAAATCTATCATCAATGATGAAACATTAACTGTTATCTATGTAAGTGACAACGCATACACTCGTCAGTATGAAGTTGACTTAATCAAAGAAATGAGCGCTCAGCGTAAAGGTAACAAAATTGTTGCAATCATGAACAAGATGGATAAAGAAGTAGCTGAATTAGTAGATTATGCATATGCATTTGAATTAAATGAAGAACACGACAATATGTTGTTAGGATTTGATTATATTACAGCTGCACAGGTATTGGCATTGTTTAAATCATTATCTTATGGTATTACACCAGACAATCCATGTCCAAGTGGAGAAGTAAACCGTGTAGTAAAAGGTGTTATTTTACACCCATACACAAAAGCGTAA
- a CDS encoding PTS sugar transporter subunit IIB, producing MPNIVLTRIDNRLIHGQVATQWCGVVGANLLLVANDAVSKDEFRQGLMNMAAPAYAQTRFFSIEKTCAIIDKASPAQKIAIICENPQDVLRLVKGGVPIKKVNIGNMHMAEGKRQVATSVAVNDDDVACFKELQDLGVELEIKRVPDTAAESIDKLFK from the coding sequence ATGCCAAATATCGTTTTAACAAGAATTGACAACCGTTTAATTCACGGACAGGTCGCTACACAGTGGTGTGGAGTTGTAGGAGCTAACTTATTGTTGGTTGCTAATGATGCAGTATCTAAAGATGAATTCCGTCAGGGATTGATGAACATGGCTGCACCAGCTTATGCACAGACACGTTTCTTCTCAATTGAAAAAACTTGTGCAATTATCGACAAAGCTAGTCCAGCACAGAAAATCGCAATCATTTGTGAAAATCCACAGGATGTATTAAGACTAGTGAAAGGCGGCGTGCCAATTAAAAAAGTAAACATCGGAAACATGCACATGGCGGAGGGTAAACGTCAGGTGGCTACATCAGTAGCAGTTAATGATGATGATGTTGCTTGCTTCAAAGAATTACAGGATTTAGGTGTAGAATTGGAAATCAAACGTGTTCCAGACACTGCAGCTGAATCAATTGACAAATTATTTAAATAA
- the yajC gene encoding preprotein translocase subunit YajC: MTFDWNTIFWSSFTIVVMIILFLIFYYIYSARAMKKSRTAMIERLDSMKVGKEVLFSGGIKGKITKVGEEYLNVEVSKGVEFTISKLAVSEVLSNKKAK; encoded by the coding sequence ATGACATTTGATTGGAACACAATCTTCTGGTCAAGCTTTACCATTGTTGTAATGATTATTTTGTTCTTGATTTTCTATTACATCTATAGTGCAAGAGCAATGAAGAAGAGCAGAACAGCAATGATTGAGCGCTTAGATAGCATGAAAGTAGGCAAAGAAGTGCTATTCTCTGGAGGAATCAAAGGAAAAATCACAAAAGTTGGAGAAGAATATCTAAATGTAGAAGTTTCAAAAGGTGTTGAATTCACAATTTCAAAACTTGCAGTCAGCGAAGTTCTTTCTAACAAAAAAGCAAAATAA
- a CDS encoding helix-turn-helix transcriptional regulator, giving the protein MFNKTTSFIFNRYGEIINDLSRLRQKKMSHTIIKLKDKEFDVFYQYNKDVYIRVESGIVMLVVSNDDTCKEFERFVIHRFIKVKAGVKFNFLCISNNAKVMMETDPKTKRTTVDTFGKIPIVYEPITPSFDIKEILGYYYQVRNANYTFPGESHDYWELTFIDNGELATTVDDEPYELGEMDLILFSPGQYHTQKTGHSQSVSYLTILFDMEMADPYLITNRVYHAHRDIHNALNEFIKVSNNDMMYDSELMLCYLKELIIRVLQYDFLNSSPIASTPMQQRFENELLNEIIIYINDTIYEQLTIEEICHKFSISRSSLQTLFKNNLNVAPKQYISDLKLKKSKLLIKESMYTISEIASMLGFTSIHYFSRKFKQQYGITPTDYAKTIYN; this is encoded by the coding sequence ATGTTTAATAAAACTACCAGCTTTATTTTCAATCGTTATGGGGAAATCATAAACGATCTGTCACGCCTTCGCCAGAAAAAAATGAGTCATACGATTATCAAATTAAAAGATAAGGAATTTGATGTTTTTTATCAATATAATAAAGATGTATATATACGTGTTGAATCTGGTATCGTCATGCTTGTCGTCAGTAATGATGATACCTGTAAAGAATTTGAACGATTTGTCATCCATCGTTTTATTAAAGTTAAAGCCGGTGTGAAATTCAATTTTCTTTGTATTTCCAATAATGCAAAAGTCATGATGGAAACAGATCCAAAAACCAAACGTACAACTGTAGATACTTTTGGAAAAATCCCAATTGTATATGAACCTATTACACCCTCCTTTGATATTAAAGAAATTCTTGGATATTATTATCAGGTACGTAATGCGAATTACACCTTCCCTGGAGAAAGCCACGATTATTGGGAGCTTACATTCATCGATAATGGTGAATTAGCAACAACCGTTGATGATGAACCTTATGAATTAGGTGAAATGGATTTAATCTTATTCTCGCCAGGGCAATATCACACACAAAAAACAGGGCATAGCCAGTCTGTATCTTACCTGACAATCCTATTTGATATGGAGATGGCTGATCCTTACTTAATAACAAATCGTGTATACCATGCACATCGTGATATTCACAATGCATTAAATGAATTTATCAAAGTAAGCAATAATGATATGATGTATGACAGTGAACTAATGCTATGTTATTTAAAAGAACTGATCATTCGTGTATTACAATATGATTTCTTAAATTCATCACCAATTGCTTCTACACCAATGCAGCAACGATTTGAAAATGAATTATTAAATGAGATTATCATTTATATCAATGATACGATATACGAGCAATTAACGATAGAAGAAATATGTCATAAGTTCTCCATATCACGAAGCAGTTTACAAACATTATTTAAAAACAATTTAAATGTTGCGCCAAAACAATATATCAGCGATTTAAAATTGAAGAAAAGCAAACTGTTGATCAAAGAAAGTATGTACACCATCAGTGAAATTGCCAGTATGCTGGGATTTACTAGCATTCATTACTTTTCAAGAAAATTTAAGCAGCAATATGGCATTACGCCTACAGACTATGCCAAAACAATTTACAATTAG
- a CDS encoding helix-turn-helix transcriptional regulator: protein MRIEARFGVNVKLLRRKRCITQVELAKRCGLHQNYISEIEHGKRNVTLRVIETIAKALEVHEKEFFNWRE from the coding sequence ATGCGTATTGAAGCCCGCTTTGGAGTGAATGTAAAGCTCTTAAGAAGAAAACGTTGTATTACGCAGGTGGAATTAGCCAAAAGATGTGGCCTCCATCAGAATTACATTTCGGAAATAGAACACGGAAAACGAAATGTCACGTTACGGGTAATAGAAACGATTGCAAAAGCACTGGAAGTGCATGAAAAAGAATTTTTTAATTGGAGGGAGTGA
- a CDS encoding GNAT family N-acetyltransferase, whose translation MIKEASLEDKKQVYELWKASYPSQNQNYLTYYFKTLFDQGTCLLQEQDNKVISSIQMNEHVISFGARKIAIAYLLGVSTLPDYRRRGHMRTLMEAALDETSHNYLFTFIKAFNPKLYAPYGFETVYAHRHFLIKSEELNKVSCLHTQKEATASQLLYAYKRFIVKFDGYYIRDLAYYERLLEELELKEKRMVVYRDPVQGVCGYLIYQIIKDEIQVKEAIYQDSISLMRMLKAISEPEREILIEVSEKEHLEKIFPLVIPKKQGFMMVRVNNYELFNKYFNKQVKNAREAFEILKKPLWLHEYY comes from the coding sequence ATGATTAAAGAAGCATCATTAGAAGATAAAAAACAGGTCTATGAGCTATGGAAAGCCAGCTATCCCAGCCAGAACCAGAATTATCTGACTTATTATTTCAAAACCCTGTTTGATCAGGGCACCTGTCTACTACAGGAACAGGATAATAAAGTAATTTCATCCATTCAAATGAATGAACATGTGATTTCATTTGGCGCTCGCAAGATTGCGATTGCATACCTGCTTGGCGTAAGCACCCTGCCAGATTATCGTCGACGAGGACACATGCGTACCTTAATGGAGGCAGCACTTGATGAAACTAGTCATAACTATTTATTTACCTTCATTAAAGCATTTAATCCAAAACTTTATGCACCATATGGTTTTGAAACAGTATATGCCCACCGTCATTTTTTGATCAAATCGGAAGAATTAAATAAAGTCAGCTGTTTACATACGCAAAAAGAAGCAACTGCTTCTCAATTGTTGTATGCATATAAACGCTTTATTGTGAAGTTTGATGGGTATTATATACGTGATCTTGCATATTATGAACGTTTATTAGAGGAGCTGGAATTAAAAGAAAAACGCATGGTTGTTTATCGTGACCCTGTACAGGGCGTATGTGGGTATTTGATCTATCAGATCATCAAAGATGAAATACAGGTTAAAGAAGCAATCTATCAGGATAGTATCTCATTAATGAGAATGTTGAAAGCAATCAGTGAACCTGAAAGAGAAATTTTAATTGAAGTGAGCGAGAAAGAACATTTAGAAAAGATATTTCCTCTTGTGATACCCAAAAAGCAGGGATTTATGATGGTACGGGTAAACAATTATGAATTATTTAATAAATATTTTAATAAGCAGGTAAAAAATGCAAGAGAAGCATTTGAAATCTTAAAAAAGCCATTATGGCTTCATGAATACTATTAA
- the whiA gene encoding DNA-binding protein WhiA, which yields MSFTTEVKAEIAGNELHACCKKAELTALIQMCATMNFTSEGMQIHVQTENANTAKRIFKMLKEMYQVDTQLSVLKKMKLKKNNVYMIRVKNKAMEILRDLEILTDDGLQEHPSAKMVRKECCARAYLAGAFLAGGSVNSPNKSNYHLEISTTSLSLAKFIQKLMLRFDMPAKYIKRRNQEVVYLKASDKIGDFLRCIGASDALFAFEDSRIQRDFMNSLTRLDNCELANEMKSMAAGKKQLEDIEWIENYQGIDSLPEKLQHVVNARKQLPEASLVELCEFCEQEYGESISKSGMKHRLAKIKDMAEQYRSKV from the coding sequence ATGTCATTTACTACGGAAGTAAAAGCCGAAATAGCAGGAAATGAGTTGCATGCCTGTTGTAAGAAAGCGGAATTGACCGCATTGATTCAAATGTGTGCGACGATGAATTTCACAAGTGAAGGTATGCAGATACATGTACAAACAGAGAATGCAAACACCGCAAAACGTATCTTTAAAATGTTAAAAGAGATGTATCAGGTAGATACACAACTGTCTGTCTTGAAAAAGATGAAATTAAAGAAAAACAATGTTTATATGATCCGTGTGAAAAATAAAGCAATGGAAATCCTGCGTGATTTGGAAATATTGACAGATGATGGTCTGCAAGAGCATCCTAGCGCAAAAATGGTGCGAAAGGAATGTTGTGCCAGAGCATATTTAGCAGGTGCCTTCCTTGCGGGAGGAAGTGTAAATTCACCCAATAAAAGCAATTATCATTTAGAGATTAGTACAACATCTTTATCTTTAGCGAAGTTTATTCAAAAGCTTATGCTTCGCTTTGATATGCCTGCGAAATATATCAAACGCAGAAATCAGGAAGTTGTATATTTAAAGGCTAGTGATAAGATTGGTGATTTCCTTCGTTGTATTGGCGCAAGTGATGCACTGTTTGCCTTTGAGGACAGTCGTATCCAGCGGGATTTCATGAATTCTTTAACACGTTTAGATAACTGTGAACTGGCCAATGAGATGAAGAGTATGGCAGCTGGCAAGAAGCAGCTGGAAGATATTGAATGGATTGAAAATTATCAGGGCATTGACTCTTTACCAGAAAAGCTGCAGCATGTAGTCAATGCAAGAAAACAACTGCCAGAGGCAAGTCTTGTGGAGCTTTGTGAATTCTGTGAACAGGAATATGGGGAATCTATTTCCAAGTCAGGGATGAAGCATCGTTTGGCAAAAATCAAAGATATGGCGGAGCAATACCGCAGTAAAGTATAA
- a CDS encoding reverse transcriptase, producing MKRYGNLWSEICSMENLRKAHKKARKGKAFYREVKMVDQDPEKYLSAIRETLLNKTFKTSEYTIFERKEGNKLRLIYKLPYYPDRIVQWAIMLIFEPILIKGLTNDTYSAIPGRGAHKALLKLKKELNNDVQGTQYCLKLDMQKYYQSIPHRKLKEAYRRRFKDPDLLWALDEIIDSTEGEIGIPIGNYISQYSGNVYLSSLDHWLKEDKRIKHYFRYMDDMVILHESKEFLHDLYEEINTYASETLGITVKDNWQVFPTNIRGVDFLGYRVFKDFVLLRKSTAKNLKRKMRSVKRKIENGGRISYTDYCSFNSYKGWLKYCDSFRLYEKYMAPLEESMREYYERQILKLTDEEKERISYEEWYARSLYDPQEKKGGNKHDRNKRCENG from the coding sequence ATGAAAAGATATGGAAATCTGTGGAGCGAGATATGCAGTATGGAAAACTTACGCAAAGCACACAAGAAAGCGCGTAAAGGCAAGGCATTTTATCGCGAGGTTAAAATGGTGGATCAAGACCCAGAAAAGTATCTTTCAGCGATACGAGAAACACTATTGAACAAGACATTTAAAACGTCCGAATATACCATATTTGAGCGTAAAGAGGGAAATAAACTACGTCTTATTTACAAGCTACCTTATTATCCCGATCGTATTGTGCAGTGGGCTATTATGCTTATCTTTGAGCCTATACTTATCAAAGGGCTGACAAACGATACCTACTCGGCGATACCAGGGCGAGGGGCGCACAAAGCCCTACTCAAACTCAAAAAGGAGCTCAATAACGACGTACAAGGTACGCAGTATTGCTTAAAATTGGATATGCAAAAATATTATCAATCTATCCCACACAGAAAGCTCAAAGAAGCCTATAGGCGTCGGTTTAAGGACCCGGATCTGCTATGGGCTTTGGACGAGATTATCGACAGTACGGAGGGAGAAATAGGCATACCTATAGGAAATTACATCAGCCAATATAGCGGAAACGTGTATCTTTCTTCTCTGGATCATTGGCTAAAAGAGGATAAACGTATCAAGCATTACTTTAGGTACATGGACGATATGGTTATACTTCACGAGTCCAAGGAGTTTCTGCATGATCTTTATGAGGAAATAAACACTTATGCTAGCGAAACACTCGGTATCACGGTAAAGGATAACTGGCAAGTTTTCCCTACGAATATAAGAGGTGTTGACTTCTTAGGTTATCGGGTTTTTAAGGACTTCGTGCTTTTGCGTAAAAGTACAGCCAAAAACTTAAAACGTAAAATGCGAAGCGTAAAAAGGAAAATAGAAAACGGCGGACGTATCTCTTATACCGACTATTGCTCTTTTAACAGTTACAAAGGGTGGTTGAAGTATTGTGACAGTTTTAGGCTGTACGAGAAATACATGGCACCGCTTGAGGAGTCAATGCGGGAGTATTACGAAAGACAGATACTAAAACTAACCGATGAGGAAAAAGAACGTATAAGTTACGAAGAGTGGTACGCTCGTAGCTTATATGATCCTCAAGAAAAGAAAGGTGGAAACAAACATGACAGAAACAAGAGGTGTGAGAACGGCTAA
- a CDS encoding YvcK family protein: protein MKNVVVIGGGTGLSVMMRGLKQIKDINLSAIVTVADDGGSTGRIRRQFHIPAMGDVRNVMCAMAQEETIFTSLMNFRFDGEESDVGGHNLGNLILTALTQTTGSFMEAIRTFSKFLNVKGEIIPSSLDIITLYAMMEEGTIVRGESNIPAFNNHIDHVFYETKVEPTTEALQAIHEADLIVYGIGSLYTSIMPNLIVDGISEEVRMNKAKKIYFCNAMTQPGETDGFSLEDHVRAIEKHSFPGAVDVVITHTNRASEEILYKYKEMGSEPVKIAEENHPYKILERDVLSFEDELIRHDSNKIRDVIQEWLDKDE from the coding sequence ATGAAAAACGTTGTAGTAATCGGAGGAGGAACCGGCCTTTCTGTAATGATGCGTGGATTGAAACAAATCAAGGATATCAATCTGAGTGCAATCGTTACAGTAGCGGATGATGGTGGAAGTACTGGGAGAATACGCCGTCAGTTTCATATCCCGGCTATGGGAGATGTACGTAATGTCATGTGCGCCATGGCACAGGAGGAAACGATTTTTACCAGTCTGATGAATTTTCGTTTTGATGGAGAGGAAAGCGATGTTGGCGGACATAATCTGGGAAATCTGATATTGACCGCTTTAACGCAGACGACAGGCAGTTTTATGGAAGCTATTCGCACCTTCTCAAAATTCTTAAATGTAAAAGGTGAAATCATACCTTCATCTTTGGATATCATCACTTTATATGCGATGATGGAGGAAGGTACGATTGTACGTGGAGAAAGCAATATACCAGCTTTCAATAACCATATTGATCATGTTTTTTATGAAACCAAGGTAGAGCCGACAACAGAAGCTTTACAGGCGATACATGAAGCAGATTTGATTGTATATGGGATTGGCAGTTTATATACGTCAATCATGCCTAATTTGATTGTGGATGGCATCAGTGAAGAAGTACGTATGAATAAAGCCAAAAAAATATATTTTTGTAATGCCATGACACAGCCGGGAGAAACAGATGGTTTCTCATTGGAAGATCATGTAAGAGCAATTGAAAAACACAGCTTTCCAGGTGCGGTTGATGTGGTCATTACTCATACCAATCGTGCAAGTGAAGAAATCTTATATAAATATAAAGAAATGGGAAGTGAACCTGTGAAAATCGCAGAAGAAAATCATCCCTATAAGATATTGGAAAGAGATGTTTTATCATTTGAAGATGAACTGATCCGTCATGATTCCAATAAGATTCGTGATGTGATTCAGGAATGGTTAGATAAGGATGAATAA